Proteins co-encoded in one Saprospira grandis genomic window:
- the rlmN gene encoding 23S rRNA (adenine(2503)-C(2))-methyltransferase RlmN — MGLQQDIRLLEMEDLLAYFKAKGAPKFRAKQVFEWLWKKGAHSFAEMTNLSKKLREQLEEDFCIRPITLDMEQRSNDGTIKNRFRLHDGHLIESVLIPVPSQNRFTVCISSQVGCSLSCSFCATGKMKRLRNLDAPEIYDQVLLVNRQCEETYGHPITNVVYMGMGEPLLAYRPVLKSVELLTAPWALDMAPRRLTISTAGIAKMIKRLADDGIRTNLALSLHAADDSKRNEIMPINEQNNLETLIEALQYFYEQTKDSKLTFEYIAFKDFNDSIEDAQKLLALCQQLPKVKVNIIEYNPVEGVTLTKAAAEKIDRFSEYLNRRGVPCTVRRSRGKDIDAACGQLANK; from the coding sequence ATGGGCTTACAACAAGATATTCGACTATTAGAAATGGAGGACCTACTCGCCTATTTTAAAGCGAAAGGCGCTCCCAAATTTAGAGCTAAACAAGTTTTTGAATGGCTGTGGAAAAAAGGCGCTCACAGCTTTGCCGAAATGACGAACCTCTCTAAAAAATTGCGCGAACAATTAGAGGAGGATTTCTGTATCCGCCCCATTACCCTCGATATGGAGCAGCGCTCCAATGATGGCACCATCAAAAATCGCTTTCGCCTACATGATGGCCACCTCATCGAATCGGTGCTGATTCCCGTCCCTAGCCAAAACCGCTTTACGGTCTGCATTTCTTCTCAGGTGGGTTGTAGCCTGAGCTGTAGTTTCTGCGCTACGGGCAAAATGAAGCGCCTGCGCAATCTAGATGCTCCCGAAATTTATGATCAGGTCCTTTTGGTCAACCGCCAATGCGAAGAAACTTACGGCCACCCCATTACCAATGTGGTTTATATGGGCATGGGCGAACCTCTACTCGCCTATCGGCCCGTCCTCAAAAGTGTGGAGTTGCTGACAGCTCCCTGGGCCTTGGATATGGCCCCTCGCCGCCTCACGATTAGCACGGCGGGCATTGCCAAAATGATCAAACGCCTAGCCGATGATGGCATCCGAACCAATCTGGCCCTCTCCCTGCATGCTGCCGACGATAGTAAGCGAAATGAAATTATGCCTATTAATGAGCAAAATAATCTAGAAACGCTCATCGAGGCCCTGCAATATTTCTATGAGCAGACCAAAGACAGCAAACTGACCTTTGAGTACATCGCTTTCAAGGATTTTAATGATAGCATAGAGGATGCCCAAAAATTGCTGGCCCTCTGCCAACAATTGCCCAAGGTGAAGGTCAATATTATTGAGTATAATCCCGTGGAGGGCGTCACTCTAACCAAAGCCGCTGCCGAAAAAATTGACCGCTTTTCAGAATACCTCAACCGTAGAGGGGTGCCCTGTACCGTCCGCCGCTCTAGAGGAAAAGATATTGATGCCGCCTGCGGCCAATTGGCCAATAAGTAG
- a CDS encoding superoxide dismutase, whose protein sequence is MMNKRTFLKRSATLALGASLSPLFLQSCQEEGPKKEGEPQKEEATGGLAEFVLPALPYAADALLPHIDTETMNIHHGKHHAGYVKKLNAALADNPLQKEANNLEDLLGRLEDKEEHTALRNNGGGHYNHSLFWTNMSPEGGGTPEGEFGQALAQAFGSFENFAKEFKAAAASRFGSGWAWLAVNAKKELYICSTPNQDNPLMVKIVEQAGQPILGLDVWEHAYYLNYQNQRKAYINSFFNIINWSAVSQNWSNIVK, encoded by the coding sequence ATGATGAATAAAAGAACATTTTTGAAACGTTCGGCTACCCTAGCCTTGGGGGCCAGTTTGAGTCCTTTATTTTTGCAATCTTGCCAAGAAGAAGGGCCAAAAAAAGAGGGCGAGCCCCAAAAAGAAGAGGCCACAGGCGGTTTAGCTGAATTTGTATTGCCGGCTTTGCCCTATGCGGCCGATGCCCTTTTGCCCCATATTGATACGGAGACCATGAACATCCATCATGGCAAGCATCATGCGGGTTATGTAAAGAAATTGAATGCGGCTTTGGCGGATAATCCCTTGCAGAAAGAGGCCAATAATTTGGAGGACCTTTTGGGTCGTTTAGAAGACAAAGAGGAGCATACTGCTTTGCGCAACAATGGCGGTGGGCACTACAACCACAGCTTATTTTGGACCAATATGAGCCCAGAGGGCGGAGGAACGCCAGAGGGGGAATTTGGGCAAGCTTTGGCCCAGGCCTTTGGTTCTTTTGAGAACTTTGCCAAAGAATTTAAGGCCGCAGCTGCTAGTCGATTTGGTTCGGGCTGGGCTTGGTTGGCTGTAAATGCAAAAAAAGAGCTCTATATTTGCAGCACGCCTAATCAAGATAACCCCTTGATGGTCAAAATTGTAGAGCAGGCTGGTCAGCCTATTTTGGGTCTAGATGTTTGGGAACATGCCTACTACCTTAACTATCAGAACCAACGAAAAGCATATATTAACTCTTTTTTCAATATTATTAACTGGTCGGCAGTGAGCCAAAACTGGTCAAACATCGTTAAATAA
- a CDS encoding M15 family metallopeptidase, whose amino-acid sequence MKKRILSGLGGIGLLVACTPTVGPEEEQQPQELIQSAIDSSAEKEEQDSLSLLEQLDSSGLRISPKASAEERAKIMEIISKEYLMGQFNPATDQRFERIERQYLVYPERKIFIRKEAMAKFKEMQARAKEDGIALKIMSATRPFNVQKAIWERKWRGEQRVNGKFVPQDAPQKAKAEQILEWNSMPSTSRHHWGTDIDINNINPAYWLKGQGAKEYAWLVAHAAEFGFCQVYSAGRPYGYQEEKWHWSYIPLAKEFTNQYKKYIKDQDIHGFLGAEAAAEIEVVKKYVLGINPDCL is encoded by the coding sequence TTGAAAAAGAGAATACTTAGCGGACTGGGGGGCATAGGTTTATTGGTAGCCTGTACCCCTACGGTTGGCCCAGAAGAGGAGCAGCAGCCTCAAGAATTGATTCAGTCTGCCATAGACAGCAGTGCAGAAAAAGAAGAACAAGACAGCCTTAGCCTTTTGGAGCAATTGGACAGCAGTGGGCTGCGGATATCGCCCAAGGCTAGTGCAGAAGAACGTGCCAAGATTATGGAAATCATTAGCAAGGAATACCTGATGGGCCAGTTTAATCCGGCCACAGACCAACGTTTTGAGCGGATAGAGCGTCAGTATTTGGTCTATCCAGAGCGAAAAATCTTTATTCGGAAGGAGGCCATGGCCAAATTCAAGGAGATGCAAGCTCGGGCCAAGGAAGATGGGATTGCGCTAAAAATCATGTCGGCTACCCGTCCATTTAATGTGCAAAAAGCCATTTGGGAGCGAAAATGGCGAGGAGAGCAAAGAGTGAACGGAAAATTTGTTCCTCAGGATGCGCCTCAGAAAGCCAAGGCCGAGCAGATTTTGGAGTGGAACTCTATGCCGAGTACATCTAGGCATCATTGGGGGACTGACATTGACATAAACAACATAAATCCAGCCTATTGGCTCAAGGGGCAGGGGGCCAAAGAGTACGCTTGGTTAGTGGCTCATGCTGCCGAATTTGGTTTTTGTCAGGTCTATTCTGCGGGCCGTCCTTACGGTTATCAGGAAGAAAAATGGCATTGGTCTTATATTCCTTTGGCTAAAGAGTTCACAAATCAGTACAAAAAGTACATTAAGGATCAAGACATCCACGGATTCTTAGGGGCCGAGGCCGCAGCAGAGATTGAAGTTGTTAAAAAGTATGTATTGGGGATCAACCCAGACTGTCTTTAA